A genomic stretch from Aedes albopictus strain Foshan chromosome 2, AalbF5, whole genome shotgun sequence includes:
- the LOC134285969 gene encoding uncharacterized protein LOC134285969 has protein sequence MATSDHEDPVAPATPNTKECKRLIIRRNSILGSAKLIGAFNEKYNPATDYTQIKFRLAKLDTLWTEFNEVQAEIELEYGLTEELSDGKATFEDMYYRLKGSLDSKLTLNNTPSTSAGHIPSPVAPPTQALGVRLPELKIPEFKGDFDEWMNFHDLFYTLIHSNHQLSEIQKFQYLKAVLKGDALRLVQSLAVTATNYDIAWDLLKKRFDNKNFLIKQHFSALLSMAPVKKESSSALSDLADVFEKHIGVLDKLEGPDDHWNSFLVEFLSSKLDSASQKEWENQLPDNQRPTYKDLVAFIHRRSRVLQSLTLSQSSHTTSKPEPRSPRVHVSSHSALTTESSKACIACHKGSHFLSSCDEFLKLSPKQRFNVAKKYGLCLNCLRSSHLVKDCPSGSCRTCNKRHHTLLHINASTTLAVLVDSQSNPPPQPQHASQSAPVVGSSSSVRACTADQSRVVSREMRPGSSPPGGQTKSFASPPSVTSSGSAHGSSPVTSCSAVTPSSTFAKRMNSTIFMLTAYVRVRDIDGNYSLARALLDSASERNFVTEDLAQRLRLKREKSDVDVYGIGNSVQHVSQSVSVNLSSRVGSFSASIDFLVLPSLTRILPSTNVDISNWVIPQNLPLADPKFNVPHGIDMIIGVQWFFTLLEDDQISLGPQLPILRKTVFGYAVAGDHATTEPIKTVVCNAALTIDKLTAAVQRFWEVESFEEGKALSLEEQYCEDHFRNTHSRAPDGRYVVRLPIREEMLSELGESLPVAHRRFQAMERKFLTNTRLHSDYSQFMEEYESLGHMEVVEPDLSTPHFFLPHHAIIRPDSTTTKTRVVFDGSCRSANNLSLNDICYVGPTVQPPLLATSMNFRMTKYVITADAEKMYRQIWVHDSDRALQQIVWRKYQSQELRAYQLNTVTYGTACAPFLATRVLNQLADDEKEKFPLAATLVKRSFYVDDCLAGDDDKHRMMDSCDQLIGLLASGGFVLRKWSSNDPDILSRIPENLRDNRDDLEIDKSCSVKTLGLLWHPQIDCFGFKVPTLSSSEPVTKRIALSEMSRLFDPMGLVGSVIVSAKIFLQSLWSNSFTWDSVLPQEYQDWWKSFRKEIETLSSLKVPRKVLIDNFVHVELHCFADASDKAYGCCIYVKSIDRCGKSACNLLISKSRVSPLTRQSTPRLELCAAVMAAQLADSVKKSIDLSCSTTFWSDSSIVLHWIASSSSSWKVYVSNRIAEIHRLTRGSEWRHVPSEANPADRVSRGVPASLVVNDQIWWHGPPFLAVERNRWPENIIELSPLHLRAREEEVRQTVSLVTTSPPMAISLINKHSTLVPLTHTFAWIRRFVSNSRLTAPNRVVGPLTTKEVDDSLRWLIGQVQEECFSAEIRFLQQNPGPVKKNFSFKSPLKKLNPFLDSEGLLRVHGRLELLEAPFDTRYPIILPAKHHLTNLIVTKTHIDTLHSGPQQLLSTLQQRFWVIRGRDAAKRVVNKCMVCFHCRPKPIEQLMGPLPAARVTPSRAFVKSGVDYCGPFFVRPPNRRGNSVKIFVAIFVCMASKAVHIEMVYSLSSDSFVSALKRFVSRRGRVSDVYCDNARTFVGANRQLQEHKQQFDAIHRSTGLAESCTEAGINFHFNPARSPHFGGLWEAAVKIFKHHLYRIMKTTLLTIEEFQTLITQIEGIMNSRPLTPLSSDPADVVALTPGHFLVGEPLHSLPEPDLSDIPVNRLNSFQHMQQKVQHFWRVWSRDYIGQLQSRQRWPLVQPDIQVGTMVLLKKEAAPPMKWPLGRIEAVFPGNDGHVRVVQVRTTTGCYRRAITEVCPLPIESGTEANEVPDAPSSPSAPPATTPYG, from the coding sequence ATGGCGACTTCGGACCACGAGGATCCGGTTGCTCCGGCAACGCCTAACACAAAAGAGTGCAAACGTTTGATCATTCGTCGCAATAGCATTCTCGGCTCTGCGAAGCTCATCGGAGCGTTTAACGAAAAGTATAATCCTGCTACTGATTATACTCAAATTAAATTTCGTCTTGCAAAGCTTGATACTCTCTGGACCGAATTTAATGAGGTTCAAGCTGAAATTGAATTGGAGTATGGGCTAACTGAAGAGCTTTCGGATGGGAAAGCGACGTTTGAAGATATGTACTATCGGTTGAAGGGGTCACTGGACAGCAAACTAACCTTGAATAACACACCTTCCACATCCGCTGGTCATATCCCATCCCCTGTTGCTCCACCTACCCAGGCACTTGGTGTCCGCCTTCCTGAGCTCAAAATTCCTGAGTTCAAGGGAGATTTTGACGAGTGGATGAATTTTCATGATTTGTTCTACACACTCATCCACTCGAACCACCAACTTTCCGAGATTCAAAAATTCCAGTATTTGAAGGCAGTACTGAAGGGAGATGCGCTACGTCTCGTGCAGTCTCTGGCGGTGACAGCTACCAACTATGATATTGCGTGGGACCTCTTAAAGAAAAGGTTCGACAACAAGAACTTTTTAATCAAACAGCATTTCTCCGCTCTACTGTCCATGGCTCCAGTAAAAAAGGAATCTTCGTCGGCACTTTCGGACCTCGCAGATGTCTTCGAGAAGCACATTGGTGTGCTTGACAAATTGGAAGGACCGGATGATCATTGGAATTCATTTTTGGTCGAATTTCTCAGTAGCAAGCTCGATTCCGCATCACAAAAGGAATGGGAAAATCAATTACCCGACAATCAGCGACCAACATACAAGGATTTGGTTGCGTTCATCCACAGGCGTTCCCGTGTTCTCCAATCTTTGACGCTCTCCCAATCTTCGCACACCACCAGCAAACCAGAACCACGATCCCCTCGAGTTCATGTGTCATCTCACTCGGCTCTCACCACTGAGAGCTCCAAAGCTTGCATTGCGTGCCACAAAGGTTCTCACTTTCTCTCGTCGTGTGACGAGTTTCTGAAGCTTTCACCGAAGCAGCGTTTCAATGTGGCCAAAAAGTACGGGTTGTGCTTGAATTGCCTGCGGTCCTCGCATTTGGTCAAGGACTGTCCATCTGGGAGCTGTAGAACGTGCAACAAGCGCCATCACACTTTGTTGCATATCAATGCTTCCACCACGTTGGCTGTTCTGGTTGACAGTCAGTCAAATCCACCCCCGCAACCCCAACATGCTTCACAATCGGCCCCGGTCGTCGGGTCGTCTTCGTCGGTTCGAGCGTGCACTGCCGATCAGTCGCGCGTAGTCTCTCGGGAAATGAGACCCGGTTCGTCGCCGCCGGGAGGCCAAACCAAGTCGTTCGCTTCTCCGCCGTCGGTTACATCGTCAGGCTCCGCTCATGGGTCTTCGCCGGTGACGAGCTGCTCAGCTGTCACTCCCTCGTCCACATTCGCTAAACGGATGAACTCTACGATCTTCATGCTCACAGCCTACGTGAGGGTTCGTGATATTGATGGAAACTACTCTTTAGCTCGCGCTCTTTTGGATTCAGCATCCGAGCGAAACTTTGTGACCGAAGATCTCGCTCAACGATTGCGTCTCAAACGAGAGAAATCAGACGTCGATGTGTACGGAATTGGCAACAGCGTACAGCATGTCTCTCAATCGGTTTCGGTCAACCTGTCTTCTCGAGTAGGTTCCTTTAGCGCTAGCATCGACTTCCTAGTGCTTCCCAGCTTGACCCGAATCTTGCCCTCCACAAACGTGGACATTTCAAACTGGGTAATACCTCAAAACCTCCCATTAGCAGATCCCAAATTTAATGTCCCCCACGGCATCGACATGATTATTGGCGTACAATGGTTCTTCACACTATTGGAAGATGATCAAATCTCTTTGGGTCCCCAGCTCCCTATATTACGCAAAACAGTATTTGGATACGCTGTAGCTGGTGATCATGCGACCACCGAGCCAATCAAAACGGTCGTGTGTAATGCAGCACTCACGATTGACAAACTGACAGCCGCAGTGCAAAGATTCTGGGAGGTAGAAAGTTTTGAGGAAGGGAAAGCATTGTCGCTGGAGGAACAGTATTGCGAAGACCATTTTCGAAACACCCACTCAAGAGCCCCTGACGGTCGGTACGTTGTTCGATTGCCGATTCGCGAAGAAATGTTGTCGGAACTCGGAGAGTCGTTACCAGTCGCTCATCGAAGGTTCCAAGCAATGGAGAGAAAATTTCTCACCAACACAAGGCTACATAGTGACTACAGTCAGTTCATGGAAGAGTATGAGTCGCTCGGACACATGGAAGTGGTCGAACCCGATCTGTCCACTCCACACTTCTTCCTCCCGCACCATGCGATCATTCGACCGGACAGCACGACGACCAAAACTCGTGTCGTTTTTGATGGGTCGTGTCGGTCTGCAAACAATCTCTCGCTCAACGATATTTGCTACGTAGGTCCAACGGTCCAACCACCCCTTCTCGCAACGAGTATGAATTTTCGCATGACCAAGTACGTCATCACCGCCGATGCCGAAAAAATGTACAGGCAGATCTGGGTACACGACTCCGATCGTGCTCTGCAGCAAATTGTGTGGAGAAAGTATCAGAGCCAAGAGCTGAGAGCCTACCAACTCAACACTGTGACCTACGGTACAGCATGTGCACCGTTTCTCGCAACTCGCGTTTTGAACCAACTTGCTGATGATGAGAAGGAGAAGTTCCCGTTGGCAGCAACACTGGTGAAGCGTTCATTCTATGTCGATGATTGCTTGGCTGGAGATGACGACAAGCACCGAATGATGGATAGTTGTGACCAGCTGATAGGATTACTCGCATCTGGTGGCTTCGTTCTAAGGAAATGGAGCTCCAACGACCCCGACATTCTCTCTCGTATCCCCGAAAATCTCAGGGACAATCGTGACGACCTAGAAATTGACAAATCGTGCTCGGTCAAAACACTAGGTCTGCTCTGGCACCCTCAAATCGATTGCTTCGGATTTAAGGTGCCAACACTCTCGTCGTCAGAACCGGTCACGAAGCGGATTGCCTTGTCAGAGATGTCCAGACTATTCGATCCCATGGGCCTTGTGGGATCAGTGATTGTATCCGCGAAAATCTTTCTGCAGTCACTTTGGTCCAATTCGTTCACTTGGGACAGCGTGTTGCCGCAGGAGTACCAGGACTGGTGGAAATCGTTCAGGAAGGAAATCGAGACTTTGTCCTCCCTAAAAGTTCCAAGAAAAGTTTTGATTGATAATTTCGTCCACGTCGAGTTGCATTGTTTTGCGGATGCATCCGACAAAGCATACGGATGTTGCATTTATGTGAAATCTATCGATAGATGTGGAAAATCGGCTTGCAATCTCCTCATCTCGAAGTCCAGAGTATCCCCCCTAACACGACAATCAACACCTCGTCTCGAACTGTGTGCAGCTGTGATGGCAGCACAGTTGGCTGATAGCGTGAAAAAATCAATCGACCTTTCCTGTTCCACCACATTCTGGTCAGACTCAAGCATAGTGCTTCATTGGAtcgcatcatcgtcatcgtcttgGAAAGTGTACGTCTCCAATCGCATCGCTGAAATTCATCGGCTCACTCGTGGGAGTGAATGGCGCCATGTGCCGTCAGAAGCGAACCCAGCAGATCGCGTCTCGCGTGGAGTTCCAGCCTCTCTCGTCGTCAACGATCAGATTTGGTGGCATGGGCCACCGTTCTTAGCAGTTGAGAGGAACCGTTGGCCAGAGAATATCATCGAGCTTTCTCCTCTCCACCTTCGTGCCAGAGAGGAAGAAGTTCGGCAAACCGTTTCGTTGGTTACAACCTCGCCGCCCATGGCAATTTCGCTCATCAACAAACATTCGACGTTGGTTCCACTCACCCACACTTTCGCATGGATACGGCGGTTCGTATCAAACTCTCGCTTGACCGCTCCAAATCGTGTCGTaggtccactcaccacgaaagaaGTGGATGACTCGCTAAGATGGCTGATCGGACAAGTTCAGGAAGAATGTTTCTCTGCTGAAATACGTTTTCTACAACAGAACCCTGGTCCAGTCAAGAAGAATTTTAGTTTCAAATCCCCTTTGAAAAAGTTGAACCCGTTTTTAGATTCTGAGGGCCTGCTGAGAGTCCATGGCCGCTTAGAATTGTTAGAAGCACCTTTCGATACCCGATACCCGATCATACTTCCCGCAAAACACCATCTAACCAACTTGATCGTCACAAAAACCCACATCGACACCTTGCATTCGGGACCACAGCAACTTCTGTCTACACTCCAACAGAGGTTCTGGGTCATCCGAGGAAGAGATGCTGCAAAACGTGTAGTGAACAAGTGCATGGTCTGCTTCCATTGTAGGCCGAAACCAATCGAACAGCTAATGGGCCCTTTGCCAGCAGCAAGGGTAACTCCGTCGCGCGCGTTCGTGAAGTCCGGCGTGGACTATTGCGGTCCGTTTTTCGTTCGGCCACCGAATCGTCGCGGAAACTCGGTAAAAATATTCGTCGCGATATTCGTGTGTATGGCCTCCAAGGCAGTCCATATCGAAATGGTATATAGCCTGTCGTCGGATTCGTTCGTGAGTGCGCTCAAACGATTCGTCTCTCGTCGCGGTCGCGTGTCCGACGTGTATTGTGATAATGCTCGCACTTTCGTTGGAGCAAATCGTCAGCTCCAAGAGCACAAGCAGCAGTTCGATGCTATCCACCGCTCTACCGGATTAGCAGAAAGCTGCACCGAAGCAGGGATCAACTTCCACTTCAACCCAGCGCGTTCTCCCCACTTTGGAGGGTTGTGGGAGGCCGCCGTCAAGATCTTCAAACATCATCTCTATCGCATCATGAAGACTACGCTCCTGACCATTGAAGAGTTCCAAACTCTCATAACTCAAATCGAGGGAATCATGAACTCACGGCCTCTCACACCCTTATCATCTGATCCTGCTGATGTGGTGGCTTTAACACCGGGCCACTTTTTAGTGGGAGAGCCGTTACACTCTCTCCCTGAACCCGATTTGAGTGACATTCCCGTTAATCGCCTCAACTCTTTCCAGCACATGCAACAGAAGGTACAACATTTCTGGCGGGTGTGGTCTCGCGACTACATCGGGCAGCTCCAAAGTCGCCAACGTTGGCCGTTGGTCCAACCCGACATCCAGGTTGGGACGATGGTGCTGCTCAAGAAGGAAGCGGCTCCGCCAATGAAGTGGCCCCTTGGTCGGATCGAAGCCGTGTTCCCCGGTAATGACGGCCACGTTCGAGTCGTTCAGGTCCGAACGACTACTGGATGCTATCGGCGGGCCATCACTGAAGTTTGTCCTCTGCCCATTGAGAGCGGCACCGAGGCGAACGAAGTACCAGACGCTCCATCTTCACCGAGTGCACCACCTGCCACCACCCCCTACGGATGA
- the LOC134285970 gene encoding uncharacterized protein LOC134285970 has protein sequence MEMRSVPYKETVGCLSFVAQTTRPDIAFAVNAVSQFSSNPGKLHWEAVKRIFRYIKGTATKKLEYSRSPTDELKGYSDADSGGNPDSRRSTSGYVFTLQGAAIAWNVKKQPTVALSSCGVYGSFPKHSRSHVVAKSSI, from the coding sequence atggAGATGAGAAGCGTACCCTACAAGGAAACAGTTGGATGTTTATCTTTTGTGGCACAGACAACTCGACCCGATATTGCGTTTGCGGTGAATGCCGTGAGTCAGTTTTCATCGAACCCAGGAAAGCTACATTGGGAAGCAGTCAAGCGAATTTTCCGATACATTAAGGGAACAGCGACAAAGAAGTTGGAGTATAGTAGGAGTCCAACCGATGAGCTGAAAGGATATAGCGATGCTGATTCGGGTGGAAATCCTGATAGCCGCAGATCGACCAGTGGATATGTTTTTACGCTACAGGGAGCAGCAATAGCCTGGAACGTGAAGAAGCAACCGACAGTGGCTCTTTCGTCTTGCGGAGTATATGGCTCTTTCCCGAAGCATTCAAGAAGCCATGTGGTGGCGAAATCTTCGATCTGA